In Mytilus trossulus isolate FHL-02 chromosome 10, PNRI_Mtr1.1.1.hap1, whole genome shotgun sequence, the DNA window ttcttgTCACGAAAAGTGATGAAACTTGTTTATTGTTGTTACTTTAATAATGTAGTCTTCTCTCGTTAGATAattcttcttttctttaatCTGAGAGATTTCCACCAacagaaatgtaaaaaattaagttacattttaattgtatttatttagtattaatcataatcaacaaaaaatcaCATATTGTAATTTCAGTTTGATCCAGCAATACAGAGGTTTAAAGCTTTGAAAGCAACACAGTATGATCATTTTCGTCCAACCAAGAAAACTGGATTAGTTGGTGGTTTATTTCTAGGAGTTATTCCTGCAGTGTTATTTAGTTATGTTTATTACACAAGggtatgtataaaaaatgatgCTAAGTGCTGTGTGTGCTGCTTTTGTTATGTtaatatatgtttcatgaatttaatttaatcatcaTGTGAGAAATGATTATTCcttaatagatatagaaagatgtggtacaatgtatgagtgccaatgagacaactctccatccaaataacaattgataaaagttaaccattataggtcaaggtacaacCATCatcacagagccttggctcactttgaacagcaagctataaagggccccaagaattactagtgtaaaaccattcaaacatgaaaagcaaccgtctaatctatataaaaaagagaaacacaTCACAAACAGGGTTGGCAAAGTATTACCCGCCCGGGTTTTCGCAGTATTTCCCActgggctgggcaatactcatAAAACCCGGGTTTTTGCCAACCCTGATCACATATGAACTACAAAAACAGACGACAACTTCAAGCATGTTTAATTTGAACTAAACAACTGTATAAATTAAGtaaatgttgtatgattgcagATTAGACAACTATATAAATTAGGGGGTTTAATTATATAAGCAACTATAGGTCTACATATAATATATAGCCTAAACAACATAAATTACTCACAGTAAACATAACTAAGATATCTGGTTTCAGTAAAATAGGGaaacatatgaataaaaatgtcaatcagaCAGCCAACAAATGATTCAAGTTAACcataattctaatgcaattattttgtaacaattgttctgattggatgacagcaaGCGTAAAATCCTCTATCTCtttgtctgtaactaaggaagccgacattttgaatttcggaatatattgacatgttatttctacaataataaacaaaaaactcacTTGTTGCGCCTAAAAATCtttctattaaattttattacattctgaagcggcACAAAAGCCAGAAAACGTccggtgtttatgtttgacgccAAAAGCATACCTATGACCGTATGACGTCACCTAGTGTAGGGACTAAAGAAGATAACAtcttttcgcggaattttcttttatgaaaattttacactgaaataatgataaaaatttaactataaacttgttttgcattagaatagagataactgtattgtatttgaagattttcggacgtccatcggtagttttactgtcgcaaatacccgtttacctgtctccgctcctcgtcgccaggtaaactaaatttgcgacagtaaaactaccgatggacgtccttaaagcttcaaatacaatacagttatctcttaattgACTGCTTtgattatacatttgtatgatataacatttaacatatttttttatccttGCAGCaagaatttgaaagaaaatgcaGAGCTGGAGAAATACCAGCAAAAGATAGGACATGGAAATATgtgtattaattttgtaaatttggcAGTAAATATTCTACATTAGATTTTTGTTAATGACACTTCTTAAAGATGATTGTTTGTATGACATGTATGGAGCGAGATAAAACTCTCAAAACAAgatgtgtttttctttgttttattctgCCTTATGTAAGTGGACTAGGTATCAATTgagtattgtttatttattttagcgTAATTGTTAAGCTTATACAAGTTGACCAACCAGTTTATTGACATTTCACCAATAAAACCAGGTGTAAACAACTAACTATTTTCTATaaaaggaaatgcctgtactaagtcaagaatatgacagttgtttatcATTCGTTTGAAgtgcttgaacttttgattttgtcatttgataagggaatTTTTTGTCTTGTATTTTCATTGAAGCTTggcattttattattttaccatTTACTAATTAATTgatgtttgtgttattaaaccACCTCTTTGGCTACTAGAAATTGAAACTGTACAGTGTATTTTAAATCTATCATATTACATTTTCCTGACTTTAACTACATATTACACATTAGGCTGTGTGGGAtgagtatttatattttgggtAAGGATTTCATCGAATGCAATAAAAACCCTAAGGTACTGACTTGATCTCTACCTTTCATAGTTCATAGTTAGTTCTTTATCTTAAAGACTTGATACATATCTTGTCCtgaacatttgccactggatgttatgCAACCatctatcaatcaatcaatcaatcatattcaATCATGATCAGTAACATAGACAAGGTGTGATGTCTTGTTATCTTGTTTAAAGCTGGATGAATTCATAAATGCAATAAGATCTAATATCTGGAACcttatgtgaaaaaaattgaaGGCAGAGAAACATAGGTCATTTGACTTCAGGTCAATGTCCATCTACAGTTTACCATCACTGTAGTCCAACTGTCACAAACATGTGGAACTACCGCTCATcttttaattacaaatttgtGGGTTTATTTTTATACCCATTTTAATCATATCTTTTATGGAAAGCCATGATGCTGATAAGTCAATCACTTGATTTATAGAAAATAAGAAGAATAAACTTGAGAAATTCTCAACCATTTGAAACCTGATATGGCAAAAATACTAGTGTGTAATTCTCTCATAATGTTGAGACTGAAAATTCACAGCCAAACAATGTGGCCACAAGTTTTAAATTGCAgcatattgaaaatatgaaaaaaatattggatgAAAACTGCTGATTCAAATGTGGAAGAAAGTTTACTTACATTTATAATAGTGTAATGACTGAGTTCTGTCTGATTTATATTGGTCAAACAATATGGCATCAAATAttagtaacaattaaaattgagCTCAAATTGAGTTTTGCACTGATATAAAGCCATTCATTTGGAAAGTGGGTGTCCCAAATACGTATTTGATCAAGTTTCCCTTTTTTCCTGGTAATGAACAAAATTTTCACCCtataagaatgcttacccctgAAATTCTTAACACTCCCCCTGTAGTTCTATTCCATCGCAATATTTTAGAGTcaatccctagccatacagaactgcTGAGGCAATGGGTTGGAAAGTCCCCAatacatattttatcaaatttgactttttatacaatcgcaaaatttgaaaaaaatttcgtcatatattgctatcacatcggcgtcgtcgtcatcgtccgaatacttttagttttcgcactctaactttagtaaaagtgaatagaaatctatgaaattttaacacaaggtttatgaccacaaaaggaaggttgggattgattttgggagttttggtcccaacattttaggaattaggggccaaaaagggcccaattaagcattttcttggttttcgcactataactttagtttaagtgaatagaaatctatgaaattttgacacaaggtttatgaccacaaaagaaaggttaggattgattttgggagttttggttccaacagtttaggaattaggggcccaaataagcattattcttggtttttgcacaataactttagtttaagtaaattgaaatcaatgaaatttaaacacaatgtttatgaccacaaaaggaaggttggtattgattttgggagtttaggtcccaacagtttaggaattaggggccaaaaagggacctaaataagcatttttcttggttttcgcaccataactttagtataagtaaatagaaatctatgaaattttaacacaaggtttatgaccataaaaggaaggttggtattaattttgggagttttggtcccaacagttgaGGAATAAatggcccaaagggtccaaaattaaactttgatttcatcaaaaattgaataattggggttctttgatatgctgaatctaactctgtatgtagattcttaatttttggtcccgttttcaaattggtctacattaaggtccaaagggtccaaaattaaacttagtttgattttgacaaaaaatgaatcggtcgggttctttgatatgctgaatctaaaaatgtacttagatttttgattattggcccagttttcaagttggtccaaattgtggtccaaaattaaactttgtttgatttcatcaaaaattgaataaatggggttctttgatatgctgaatccaaacatgtacttagatttttgattatgggcccagttttcaagttggtccaaatcaggatctaaaatattatattaagtattgtgcaatagcaagaaattttcaattgcacagtactcagcaattacaagaaatcttcaattgcacagtattttgcaatagcaagaaatcttcaattgctcaatattgcgcaatagcaagaaatcttcaattgcacagtattgtgcaatagcaagtattttcaattgcacagtattgcgcaatagcaagaaatatctaattgcacaatattgtgcaatagcaagaaatttcaattggagttatctttctttgtccagaatagtagttgaatcaacttaaatcaatgttttatacaatatacaatgtatattcacttttactaccaactgataaattaatgaaattaataaatttcttgaataaaaatattttttcaaacctttttttgagaggattaatattcaacagcatagtgaattgctcaaaggcaaaacacaaattttaagttcattagaccacattcattctgtgtcagaaacctatgctgtgtcaactatttaatcacaatccaaatttagagctttatccagcttgaatgttgtgtccatacttgccccaaccgtttaggttcaacctctgcggtcgtataaagctgcgccctgcagagcatctggtttatgATGCTATGGACGAAATTTTTGACCTTTAACAATACTCAAACCAGAACTTCTTTACCCTAACATTGTAGTACTTACCAATAGCTGTTCACTAGGGCCGTGTCTATAATCCCTTGCTATTAAGAACACaaagacaatgggtcggaaactTGGTGTcccaataaaattgagaatgaaaatggggaatgtgtcaaagagacaacaacccgaccaaataaaactagaggctctaaagagcctgtatcgcccaccttggtatatgtgaatattcaacaaaggacacagatggattcgtgacaaaattgtgttttggtgatggtgatgtgtttgtagatctaactttactgaacattcttgctgcgtacatatatccccatctataatgattggcccagtagtttcagttgaaagtgttagtaaaaatttacaaattttatgaaaattgttaaaaattgactatcaattcgtctgaaattttcagggcagatagatcttgacctgataaacaattttactccatgccagttttgctcttaatgcttttgtttttgagtcataagccaaaaactgcattttacccctatgttctatttttagccatggtggccatcttggttggttgaccgggtcacctgacacaattttaaaaatagataccccaatgatgattgtggccaaatttggtttaatttggcccagtagtttcagaggagaagatttttgtaaaagattactaagatttatgaaaaatggttgaaaattgactataaagggcaataactcctaaaggggtcatttgaccatttcggtcatgttgacttatttgtaaatcttattttgctgaacattattgctgtttacagtttatctctatctataatattattcaagataataaccaaaaacagcaaaatttccttaaaatgaccaattaaggggtagcaacccaacaacaagttgttcgattcatctgaaattttcagggcagatagatcttgacctgataaacaattttacccagtcagaattgctctaaatgctttgttttttgagttataagccaaaaactgaattttacccctatgttctatttttagccatggcggccatcttggttggttggccgggtcaccggacacaatttttaaactagataccccaatgatgattgtggccaagtttggtttaatttggcctggtagtttcagaggagaagatttttgtaaaagttaacgccggacgcaggacgacgacgacggacgccggacgcaaagtgatgagaaaagctcacttggccctttgggccaggtgagctaaaaacaacagcagaaggtcaccaacaggtcttcaatgtagcgagaaattcccgcacccggaggtgtccttcagctgcaTATTTTATCGAAATTTGGCTTTAATTTAATGTTGCAGACTATAACTctgcctttaagaatgcttacccaaGACATTCTTCACCGTCCTCccactttatagatataggaagatgtggtgtgagtgccaatgagacaactctccatccaaataacaatttaaaaattaaaccattataggttaaagtacgaccTATTTTTAAAGTCTGATAATCTCTAGCCATAGAGAACTAATCTctagccatacagaactgcTGACACGATGGTTTGGATAGTACCCAGtgcatattttatcaaattgacattttgtttttttattctgaacAAGATTTTCTacctttatgaatgcttacaATAGAATGTTTTACCCTTACAATGTAAAACTTTTCAATAGCTGTTCATTATGACATGTCTTTAATCTCTAGCCATAAAGAACAACGGTgaaccgagacaatgggtcgtgAAGTGGGAATCCCAATGTGTGTTTTATCGAATTTGGATTTATTTCGGACGAAATTTTCAGCCTTTAAGAATGTTTATCCGAGAATTTTTTTACACTCACGATGTGGTTCGATCCAATAGCTATTAAGTAGGACAGCATCTATAATCATTAGCCAGAAAGATCAACTGAGACAATTGGTCGGAAAGTTGGTATCTTCAATGtgtattttatcgaatttggCTTTATTTCCAAGTTTCGGACGAACTTTTCGGCATTTAAGAATGTTTTAAGCTTACCCAAGAAATTCGTTACTATCCCGCTGTAGTACTATCCAATACTTGTTGATTTTAGCAGAGCTCATActccctagccatacagaactgcCGAGGCAGTGGGTTGGAAAGtgcccaatgcgtattttatcaaatttgacttttttccCGCATTACGCCAAATTAATACGGACGAAAATTTCGGCACTGAAGAATGCTTACCTCAGAAAGTATTTAGCCTTGCGTTGTATTAATAGTTGTATTAACATAGCTGTTCATTGGGGCAGGTCTATAATATCCAGCCATAAAaaaccgagacaatgggtcgaaAAGTGGGTGTCCCAATGCTTTTTTATTATCGAATTTGGCTTTATTTCTGTATTGCGGACGAAATATTTATCCTCTAAGAATATTTATCCAAGAAATTCATTACTTTCACATTGTAGTATTGTCCAATAGCGAATTATTAGGACAGAGTCTATAATGATAAATCCCTAGCTATAAAAGAACAACCgtagacaatgggtcggaaagtgggtgTCCCTAATGcgtattttatcaaatttgactttttttcgtGAAACGGACGATgcctttatgaatgcttaccccagagaTTATTGACCATCCCGCTGTAGTATTTTGCAATAGCtattaatttaaaagcagtttaTAAATCAGAACTTCCGAGGAAATGGATCGGAAAGTGCCCGATAAGTATTTgacaaatttgactttttacgGCACAATGTATTACGGACGAAATTGGCGACCTTTTAGAATGCTAATCCCAGAATTTATTTAAACTTACGTTACAGTACTAATCAACCGCTATTCATAAGGGCGGCGTCTATAATTCCTCGCCAAAATGAACAACCGAGACAATGTCACTTTTGTGTCGGAAAGAAGGTATCCCCCGGCGTAATTTATCGAATTTGGCTTTATTTCCGTGTTGCGAACGAAATTTTCATCCCTTAAGAATGCTTATcaaagaaattctttaccctcacgttgtagtactatCTAATAGCTATATATAAAGGCAGCGTCTATAATCCCTAGACATGAAAGAACAACCGAGACAATGAGTCGGAAAGTGGGTATctccaatgcgtattttatcaaatttggcTTTATTTCCATGTTTCGAACGACATTTCGGCCTTAAAGATTGATTACACCAGAATCCACAGCTGTAGAACTATATCAAACAGCTATTTGTTAGAGATTAGTATATAATCTCTAGTATACATAAATTCCGAGGCAATTGGTTGGAAAGtgcccaatgcgtattttattaaatttgactcTTTTTCATGTTACGGACGACTTCTCAGTtggcttttaagaatgctttTACCAGAAATTATTTAACCGAGAAAATGGGTCGGATAGTGGGTGTCCCCagtgcgtattttatcgaatatgGCATTACATGTTTCCATGTTCATGTCGGACGAAAGTTTCGGCCTGTAAGAATGCTTACAACAGAGATTCTCCACCTCCCCGCTGTAATACAATGTACTatccaatagctatttattaggtCAGCGTCGAATCTggctttattttcatgtttcgGATAAATTTTTCGGCATTTAAAAATGCTTACCTAAGAAATTCATTAACCTCCCGCTGTAGTACTTTCCAGTAGCTATTTCTTTAGCAGAGCTTATAATCCCTATCCGTACAGAACTGTAGAGGCAGTAGGTTGGAAAGTGCCCAATgagtattttataaatttggctttatttccgtgttacggacgaaattTTCTGCCTTTAAGAATGTTTGTCCCAGAAATTATCACTCTCACGTTTTAGTCCTATTCAATAGCTACTACTTATAgctgagttttttttttatccctttccATACAAAACTGCCGCGGAAATGTGTGAAAAGTGCCAACAATTACGTATTTTATCTCAGTTTGGCTTTATTTTCGTGTTATGAACGAAATTTTTGCTTTTAAGGAATGCTTACCCCGTGGACTTATTGTGATTTTGAGATGGTAACAGCAATACAGCGATGGAGTCCTTTGCTTTTGTTT includes these proteins:
- the LOC134688321 gene encoding NADH dehydrogenase [ubiquinone] 1 beta subcomplex subunit 4-like → MTERKRVQLWDPHKLYDLSHAEMDAIRRRSEQRAALKAEWQRKVTDPFKAEFPFDPAIQRFKALKATQYDHFRPTKKTGLVGGLFLGVIPAVLFSYVYYTRQEFERKCRAGEIPAKDRTWKYVY